The Amycolatopsis solani genome has a window encoding:
- a CDS encoding NAD(P)-dependent alcohol dehydrogenase, whose product MKAAVHTRYGPPEVVHIREVDRPAVGDRDVLVRVHATTVNRTDCAYRAARPFFMRLLTGITRPRRTIMGTEFAGEIEAVGRGVTSFSIGDRVFGYNEGAFGAHAEYLSVPEGGSIATVPPGMTFEQVAPGTEGAHYALACIRHAGTRAGQDVLVYGATGGIGSAAVQLLKSLDVTVTAVCATESLAMVENLGADRVVDYTAGDFTEDEQTYDAVFDAVGKSTFGRCKRLLKPGGVYLSSELGPWAQNLVLALVTPLLRGRKVKFAFPRDNQAVVRHLRELIESGDFTPVVDRVYALDEIVDAYRYVESGQKIGNVVVTIAQVRE is encoded by the coding sequence ATGAAAGCTGCGGTGCACACCAGGTACGGCCCGCCGGAGGTCGTTCACATCCGCGAGGTCGACCGGCCGGCGGTCGGGGACCGGGACGTGCTCGTCCGGGTGCACGCGACGACGGTGAACCGGACCGACTGTGCCTACCGCGCGGCCAGGCCCTTCTTCATGCGACTGCTCACCGGCATTACCCGGCCTCGGCGGACGATCATGGGCACCGAGTTCGCCGGCGAGATCGAGGCGGTCGGCCGTGGTGTCACGTCCTTCTCGATCGGCGACCGGGTGTTCGGGTACAACGAAGGCGCGTTCGGCGCGCACGCCGAGTACCTTTCGGTGCCGGAGGGCGGCTCGATCGCGACCGTGCCGCCGGGCATGACCTTCGAACAGGTCGCTCCCGGTACCGAGGGCGCGCACTACGCGCTCGCGTGCATCCGGCACGCGGGGACCCGGGCCGGACAGGACGTCCTCGTCTACGGCGCGACCGGCGGGATCGGCTCGGCCGCGGTGCAGCTGCTGAAGAGTCTCGACGTCACCGTGACCGCGGTGTGCGCCACGGAAAGCCTGGCAATGGTGGAAAACCTGGGCGCGGACCGGGTCGTCGACTACACGGCGGGAGACTTCACCGAGGACGAGCAAACCTACGACGCGGTGTTCGACGCGGTGGGCAAGAGCACGTTCGGCCGCTGCAAGCGACTGCTCAAACCCGGTGGGGTGTACCTGTCCTCGGAGCTGGGGCCCTGGGCGCAGAACCTCGTGCTGGCCTTGGTCACCCCGCTGCTGCGCGGCAGAAAGGTGAAGTTCGCGTTCCCGCGCGACAACCAGGCCGTCGTGCGCCACCTGCGAGAGCTGATCGAGTCCGGGGACTTCACCCCGGTCGTCGACCGCGTGTATGCACTGGACGAAATCGTCGACGCCTACCGGTACGTGGAGAGCGGACAGAAAATCGGCAACGTCGTGGTCACCATCGCGCAGGTTCGTGAGTGA
- a CDS encoding GntR family transcriptional regulator → MVAKSNSVVTELRAEIIAGAIPAGTRLKEEAIATRFGVSRVPIREALLQLESEGFVTTEKYKGATVSARSQHDVVELMQIRRGLEVLAASLAAEAHGGDQADALRAVVARGRQAGEDGAVADLPPLIMEFHEVVARASGNTELARVLDGLLRRISWGFELEIEDRIDTSWADHAAIATAILGGSPVQAGYLMGEHILKDELIYRRQASPAR, encoded by the coding sequence GTGGTTGCCAAGTCGAACTCGGTCGTGACGGAGCTGCGTGCGGAGATCATCGCCGGCGCGATCCCGGCCGGGACACGCCTGAAGGAAGAGGCCATCGCCACCCGCTTCGGGGTGTCCCGGGTGCCCATCCGGGAGGCCCTGCTGCAACTGGAGAGCGAAGGCTTCGTCACCACCGAGAAGTACAAGGGCGCGACCGTCTCCGCCCGCTCGCAGCACGACGTCGTCGAGCTGATGCAGATCCGGCGCGGCCTGGAGGTCCTCGCCGCCTCGCTCGCGGCCGAGGCGCACGGGGGTGACCAGGCCGACGCCCTGCGGGCGGTCGTCGCGCGCGGTCGCCAGGCCGGCGAAGACGGCGCCGTGGCCGACCTCCCGCCGCTGATCATGGAGTTCCACGAGGTCGTCGCCCGCGCATCGGGCAACACCGAGCTCGCCCGCGTGCTCGACGGGCTGCTGCGCCGGATTTCGTGGGGCTTCGAGCTCGAGATCGAGGACCGGATCGACACCTCGTGGGCCGACCACGCCGCGATCGCCACCGCGATCCTCGGCGGCTCCCCGGTGCAGGCGGGCTACCTGATGGGCGAGCACATCCTCAAGGACGAACTGATCTACCGGCGTCAAGCGTCCCCAGCACGCTGA
- a CDS encoding ArsR/SmtB family transcription factor: protein MLDRETAKTYAEWFRTLADPTRVQILNLLAEAGDPMAVGEIVERVSVGQSTVSAHLKVLADTGFVLVEPRGTARLYRVNEECVSCFPSAADVVMGRGIRSFAEEAR, encoded by the coding sequence GTGCTGGATCGAGAGACCGCCAAGACCTACGCCGAGTGGTTCCGGACGCTCGCGGACCCCACGCGGGTGCAGATCCTCAACCTGCTCGCCGAGGCCGGCGACCCGATGGCGGTGGGGGAGATCGTCGAGCGGGTCAGTGTGGGGCAGTCGACCGTCTCCGCCCATCTCAAAGTCCTGGCCGACACCGGGTTCGTGCTGGTCGAACCGCGGGGGACCGCTCGGCTCTACCGCGTGAACGAAGAATGCGTGTCCTGCTTCCCGAGCGCGGCGGACGTCGTCATGGGGCGCGGGATCCGGTCGTTCGCCGAGGAGGCGCGATGA